The Falco peregrinus isolate bFalPer1 chromosome 1, bFalPer1.pri, whole genome shotgun sequence genome has a window encoding:
- the GOLGA2 gene encoding golgin subfamily A member 2 isoform X11, translating into MADSSRQSRLAAAKKKLKEYQQKNSPGAAAGTKKKRKTKDDCRPETPTGDDQQPPENIHEAEDHKNALDENRSLSSTESLRQLSEQLNGLVSQSTSYVNGESAVSSTNIKEMETRYQELAVALDSSNLTNKQLVTKIEELKEQSQEAVDQLEKEKKELEKKFSKEQAALREQLQVHIQTIGILVSEKSELQAALAHTQQAARQKSGEAESFAARLRSSRQRVLELERTLASVSLQQKQAEKRNEELMKEREDLKLELYKQSKSSEEIKQQNSELSEKIRCLVSKISAKELDMEDLRKKLEMAELMIQQFSNQAGSLDAKQQLQVALEEKAGLETQVAQLSESVHQLQAERDQYVEKLKEEQSIWQQQVQQLSEQVHAMADEKEEHMAQIRELEANVTELLSKSAVKPMDIEPSSLAGPTAAELSLQEEIQRLQQEREELHWQYQAQVRDNEQLSHLNQEQEERLLELEKAVQRFNEESVDRQQILEDMQSDKATISRALSQNRELKEQLAELQNGFVKLTNENMEVTSALQSEQHVKKELAKKLGQLQENLGDLKEMLELKSQEAQGLQEQRDQYYSHLQQYTVAYQQLAAEKEELHKQYLLQTQLMDRLQHEEVQGKVTVEMHLKELQQTKESLEAVAKENKELQAQISQLEADLDDRSFHRLEGDGVESEAMTKEIPKSSFVIPEKFESHEEMVAFLTSATSQMEKEREDTRQQLAAQKEQCSSLLQQIAALRQEQQHNMMLGEGPTVDTVPVEVHEALKTAMEKLQSRFTDLMQEKADLKERLEELEHRCIQLSGETDTIGEYIALYQSQRAILKQRHQEKEEYISRLAQDKEEMKMKLQELQDLVMRLVRERNEWYSKYVTAAQNPELQASQHDSVLAVERRMELNATDGEGLRDVNLLDEAELEAAVHPSSFSPTDSKAAQSSQEDPTAKQIMQLLREIQNPQERLGSLLENPCIPFFYRADENDEVKIMVV; encoded by the exons ATTCATGAAGCTGAGGAtcataaaaatgctttggatGAGAACag GTCTTTATCATCAACAGAAAGTCTCCGCCAGTTGTCTGAACAACTCAATGGCCTGGTTTCTCAG TCTACATCATATGTGAATGGAGAAAGTGCTGTTTCTTCCACAAATATTAAGGAAATGGAA ACACGTTACCAGGAGCTGGCAGTAGCCCTGGATTCCAGCAATCTAACTAACAAACAGCTCGTTACAAAGATAGAGGAACTG aaagagcagagccaggaggcagTGGATCAGCTGGAGAAG GAGAAGaaggagctggaaaagaaattttctaaAGAGCAAGCCGCGCTGAGGGAACAGCTACAG gtTCATATCCAGACTATTGGAATTCTAGTTTCTGAGAAGTCTGAGTTGCAGGCGGCACTTGCACATACTCAGCAAGCTGCACGGCAGAAATCAG GAGAAGCCGAGAGCTTTGCTGCTCGTTTACGTTCATCTCGCCAGAGGGTATTGGAGCTGGAACGTACTTTGGCCTCCGTCTCTCTGCAGCAAAAACAGGCAGAGAAG cGTAATGAAGAGTTAATGAAGGAGCGAGAAGACCTGAAACTGGAGCTGTACAAACAGAG caaaagtagtgaagaaataaagcagcagaattCGGAGCTGTCAGAGAAGATTCGCTGCCTGGTTTCCAAGATCTCAGCCAAGGAGTTGGATATGGAGGATTTGCGTAAGAAACTGGAAATGGCTGAACTGATGATCCAACAG ttctcAAATCAGGCAGGGAGTCtggatgcaaagcagcagttgcaggtggcactggaggagaaggcaggccTGGAAACCCAGGTTGCTCAG ctcTCGGAGTCAGTTCACCAGCTCCAGGCAGAAAGAGATCAGTATGTAGAGAAACtgaaggaggagcagagcatttggcagcagcaggtgcagcaGCTCTCTGAACAG GTCCATGCAATGGCAGATGAGAAGGAGGAGCATATGGCCCAAATTCGGGAGCTGGAAGCTAATGTTACAGAGCTATTGAGCAAATCAG CAGTTAAGCCCATGGATATTGAGCCttcctcactggcagggcccacagcagctgagctgagccTGCAGGAAGAGATCCAGCGGCTGCAGCAAGAGAGGGAGGAACTGCATTGGCAGTACCAGGCCCAGGTCCGGGACAATGAGCAGCTGAGCCACCTCAaccaggagcaggaggagcggCTGCTGGAGCTTGAGAAGGCGGTGCAGCGCTTCAATGAGGAGTCTGTGGACAGACAGCAGATCTTAGAGGACATGCAGAGTGACAAGGCCACAATCAGTAGGGCACTGAGCCAGAATCGGGAGCTGAAGGAAcagctggctgagctgcagaaTGGCTTTGTCAAACTG acaaatgaaaacatggaGGTTACAAGTGCCCTACAGTCAGAGCAACACGTAAAGAAAGAGCTGGCCAAGAAGCttgggcagctgcaggagaacCTGGGAGACCTCAAGGAGATG CTGGAACTGAAAAGCCAGGAGGCTCAGGGTCTGCAGGAGCAGCGGGACCAGTACTACAGCCACTTACAGCAGTACACTGTGGCGTACCAGCAGCTGGCTGCCGAGAAGGAGGAACTGCACAAACAGTACTTGCTTCAGACACAGCTTATGGATCGGCTGCAGCATGAGGAAGTTCAGGGGAAGGTGACAGTGGAAATGCACctgaaagagctgcagcagaCCAAG GAAAGTCTGGAAGCTGTagctaaggaaaacaaagagctgCAGGCCCAGATCAGTCAGTTAGAAGCAGACCTGGATGACAGGAGTTTTCACCGACTAGAGG GAGACGGAGTTGAAAGCGAAGCAATGACCAAAGAAATCCCAAAATCTTCATTTGTGATCCCAGAGAAGTTTGAAAGCCATGAAGAAATG GTTGCTTTCTTGACATCTGCCACATCCCAAATGGAAAAGGAACGAGAAGATACtaggcagcagctggctgctcagAAAGAGCAGTGCAGTAGCCTCCTGCAGCAAATAGCAGCTCTCAGGCAGGAGCAGCAACATAACATGATGCTGGGCGAAG GTCCCACTGTGGATACTGTTCCGGTGGAGGTTCACGAGGCTTTGAAAACTGCCATGGAGAAGCTACAG TCCCGATTCACAGACCTGATGCAAGAGAAAGCTGACCTGAAGGAACGGCTAGAGGAGTTAGAACACCGCTGCATACAGCTGTCTGGCGAAACAGACACCATTG GGGAGTATATTGCATTATACCAGAGTCAAAGGGCTATCCTCAAACAGCGtcaccaggagaaggaagagtATATCAGCAGACTGGCGCAGGACAAGGAAGAGATGAAG ATGAAACTACAGGAACTGCAGGATTTAGTGATGCGTCTGGtcagggaaagaaatgaatGGTACAGTAAGTATGTAACAGCTGCCCAaaacccagagctgcaggcaagCCAGCATGACAGTGTACTTGCAGTGGAGAGGCGCATGGAACTGAACGCTACTGATGGAGAAG GGTTACGAGATGTGAATTTATTAGATGAAGCAGAACTTGAGGCTGCTGTTCATCCATCCAGTTTCTCTCCTACCGACAGTAAAGCTGCTCAGTCAAGCCAAGAGGAccccacagcaaagcaaataatGCAGCTTCTCAGAGAAATCCAGAACCCTCAGGAGAGGCTGGGCTCCCTGCTGGAAAACCCCTGCATTCCCTTCTTCTACCGTGCTGATGAGAATGATGAGGTCAAAATCATGGTAGTTTAA